ttttaattttcttgatttagtcattccataATGTACACGTATGTCAAAACATcctgttgtacaccataaatatatatatacaattttaaaaatttgtccattaaaaaaataaatactgggGGGAATTTTAGGGCTTTGGActattggggtttttttgtttgtttgtttgtttgtttgtttgtttttgagatggagtcttgctctgttgcccaggctggagtgcagtggcacgatcttggctcactgcaacctccacctcccagcttaaagcgattctcctgccccagcttcacaagtagctgggattacaggcatgcgccaccatgcctggctaatttttgtatttttagtggaaatggggtttcaccatgttggtcaggctggtctcgaactcctgacctaaggtaatccatccgcctcagcctcccaaagtgctgggattacaggtgtgagccaccgcacccggccaaggactggtggtttttaaaatgcatttctgtctgggcacagtggctcacatctacaatcctagtactttgggaggccgaggcaggtggatcaactgaggtcaggagtttaagaccagcctggccaacatggtgaaaccctgtctctactaaaaatacaaaaattagctgggtgtgttggcgcccgcctgtagtcccagctactggagaggctgaggcaggaaaatcacttgaaccagggaagctgaggttgcagtgagtcgagactgcaccactatactgtagcctgggcaacagagcaagactccatctcaaaaaaaaaaaaaaaaatatatatatatatatatatatatatataaaattttgcttaaaaataattgtattaaaaatgGTTTTTGAAAACCACTGGAACAAATCAATGGTTTCAAAGGCCCATCCCACTCTGATTCTATGAATCTACTGGCGTAGGCAGCACATCAAGGAGCAGTGCATTAGTGAAAAGCATTAAGGGCTCCACCATACCAAGGAGTATTTAAGAAATCTGAAGATGtggcctggccaggcacggtgcctcacgcctgtaatcccagcactttgggaggccgaggtgggtggattacctgaggtcaggagttcaagaccagcctggccaacatggtgaaaccctgtctctaataaaaatacaaaaattagcggggtgtggtggcacacgcctgtaatccctgctactcaagaggctaaggcaggagaatcagcttgaatccgggaggcagaggttgcagtgagccgagattgagtcactcactgcactccagcctaggtgacagagcaagactccatctcaaaaataaataaataaataaataaataaatttgaagatgcttagccaggtgtagtcccagacttggaaggctgaggtggaaggatcccttgaggccaggagttcaagactatagTGGGCTATGCttacacctgtgaatagccactgtaccccagtgtgggcaacatagcaagatcgtgtgtctaaataaagaaataaataaatgttttaaattaaaaaaaaaaaaatctggagatgCTATTTAAACCAAAAAATCAGAAGAAGCCGGGCACAGTAACACATGCttgcaactttgggaggctgaggtgggagaactgcttgaggctaggagttcgagaccagactgggcaatataagAACCTgtctcggctgggcgcagtggctcacacctgtaatcccagcactttgggaggccgaggcaggtggatcacgaggtcaggagatggagaccaccctggctaacacagtgaaaccccgtctctactaaaaatacaaaaaattagccaggtgtggtggcgggcacctgtagtcccagctactcaggaggctgaggcaggagaatgcaaaaacctgggaggcggagcttgcagtgagctgagattgggccactgcactccagcctgagcaacacagcaagactccatctcaaaaaaaaaaaaaagaagaagaagaacctgTCTcaccaataaaaaattaaaaataaaaaattaaaaataaaaaattagccaggcatggtgacacatgcctgtagtcccagctacttgtgaggctgaggtgggagaatcacttgagcccacgagtttgaggttacagtgagctatgcaccactatactccagcatgagtgacagagaccctgtctctaaaatagataaataaataaatcagaaaaatgaaatattaataggaAGTTCTTCCACCTTTGGAATAAATAATGACTGTATCTTCTTTTCACTGAAATTGCAGTATGTACCCAGTGTTTTGCTACGTTATTGCTAATCTTTATAGAAATTCTGCAAAGCAAGTATTATTATCCCTGCTTTTACCATAGAACAAACTGTAACCCAACGAATTTTGATGACTTCTTCAAGTTTACCCAAGTAATAAATAATAGAGCCAGAAAACATATACAATTCTGTGTTCCTCAGTAAATGAGATTAGCGTCTAATGAGTAGCACGCCTTTACTAACTTACTAAGTTGTAATATAAAATGATCTTTATTTAGTTAATTGCCAGAGAGATTTAGCGTAATTTTGCTCTGGAGTCAGTAAATCAAGTCAGCTTGGATCATTCACCTTAACTTTTCCTTTAGCAGTCATTTCCACTAGTTTCCATTAAGTAGTGTTCTATAAACTTTGATCCAAAGCAGAATCAATGTCTTATACATCTTGTGACTTAAAGTTCTGTGACTGTGATGCATGTGAGTGTTCTGACTTCATCTGTTCCTCTGACTACGGTGTTTCACTTATGGCATTCATAGGATGAAATGAATGACTGCCCAGAATGAGAATTTGTCCAGATTATTCAGATAAACATCATAAAGcagaatacatgaataaataagtagaacattaataaaattccaaaatactCAATGGGAAATGACTAGTAATATAGGCTTTCAAGAGTTGGCACCTTTTAGCTATATTTGCAGATACTCTGGGATTTTAAGGAACAGAGAAAACAGCAAAGttgactaaattttatatttcttgtcctctaaatattttgataatttctGGATTGGTGCAGTGATGTTTTTGTTCCTtccatatttataaatgaaacacCTTTTTTTTAGTGTTTCTAAACCTCAAATCTACTTGGCTTGAAATCAAGTGGTTGGAACACTGTTTGACTTTTATTTGAAGCATGTTGTTGATTGAAAATTTCATTGAGGAAGTTTTCAATCAGTGTGATCAGTTTGATTCTGTAATGAGCACAGCAACTAATATTTTGAGGAGCTCTGTTTTGAGGACCAATGCTTAAGGTAGACTTTGTTCGTAAACAATATCCCAATAGATTTGTTGACTTCAggtctggttttttgtttgctttttgttttttgtttttttctaatagaaTTAAGAATTCTAATGTTGAAAAACTATGCAAATTTGTATGCAACAAAGCCTAGAAAAGAGAAATGTAGATTGAATCATAATCTAAATCATGGTATGATACAACAGGGAAAGTTTTGGTGCCATAATTTCTCCTTTCACTGGTATTGGACTTAAATcagttaaaatgtatttctgtacCACAATTTACGCTTCAATAAAAGTTTAATTGTCTAGtgacattcagaaaaaaataaaaaataataataatagagccagaatttgaacccaggtatctgattccaaagcctgagCTTTCCCATTTTGAGAAAACAAATCTTACTATACACAGGGCAGTAAAAACGCCAATTAGTGCCATCATTGAACATTAAAATTTCTTAATTCcttgacaaaattaaacaattGAAATACTATTGTACATACTCCTACTTTTTTCCATCCTACTTCTCTATAACTCTATTAATCCAATGTCTGAATGAGGTTTCCTGTAAAAAGTTTTCTTAGGTGGTTAATGGTATTGTGATTATGGGACACATGCTGAAATATTTAAGGGTAAAATGTCATAATATCTGCAACTTATTTTCAATGGCtcagcaaataaatatatatatatatatatatacacataaacacaaacatggaaaaatgttCTCAATTGCTGAAATATTGGTAATGCATATATGGGTATTCATTGTACTATCAACTTTTCTGTAttcaacagcttttttttttttttttttttttttgagacagagtctcgctctgttgcccaggctggaatgcaatggcatgatctcagctcactgcaacctctgtctcctgggttcaagcaattctcctgcctcagcctcccaagtagttgggattccaggcacccaccaccacgcccggctaatttttgtatttttagtaaagacggggttttgtcatgtttgtgaggctggtctcgaactcctgacctcaggtaatctgcctgccttagcctaccagagtgctgggattataggtgtaagccaccgcacccggccaaaaacatttttataataaatattgagggctgggcacggtggttgacgcctgtaatcccagcactttgagaggctgaggtgggcagatcacttgagcccaggagttcaagaccagtctgggcaacatggtaaaaccctgtctctacaaaaaatacaaaaattagccaggtgtgttggtgcgcctatagtcccagctactcaagagcccgaggtgggaggatcgcttgagcccaggagattaaggctgcagtgaactgtgattgtgctactgcactccagcctgggtgacagagcgagaccctgtcgaTAAATAAATATTGGGGAAAACATGCTTTTTTACTCCActtgaaacacacacatacatttaaacacacacacaaacaaaccaaCACCAGAAAAGTGGGAAGCAATGGAAAGTCAAGAAAAGATAGCTGGAGCAAGGGCAAGAGCAGAAATAATGCCAGCAGTCATGGAAGTTGTTTtatttaccttaaatgtaaaattgGCATCAAACTTTAGTTCTTTTTCATGTCCTGTAATTCCTCCATTGTAAATAACTTGGCATCTCTTGGTTGGTCCCGTCTTAGAGCATTTGAAGAGGCGAAATGTTGCAGAAACAAAACGACAGTCAcctaaaaacagaatttattcATGGTTCATCTCCAGCACTCCCCCAGTTGCTGCCTTGCTCAGCAGACAAGGAGCAAACACATTGTAAAGATGACTTTCTTCTTTGCATGTCATCAATTATCTTTCTGGGCACTTCACTCTATTTACTGAATGACTTCAAAGTGCtttattaaatatcaaaattgGGGGGGGAGGTGCTAACCATTATACAGGAGACAATATAGCTATTTCCAGATAACACAAAGTATCCCTCAATGAGACTCCCTCAGAAGCCACTTACTAATCACCACATTTCACTCATTCAAGCTGTAGTTATAATAGTCCCTGCTGTCTGTCATATCTTACCGATAACTCTTTCCAGTTCCTTGTTTTGAATTGTAATGAGATTGGCAGTGACCAAACGTGGAGGGCAGAACCCAATTTTTTGAGCAAGGATAGCAAGTTCCTTCCAGTACAAAGCACCACCCAGACACTCAcctaaaaaccaaaaagcaaaacaacaacaacaacaacaacaaaaatccacagACCAACCAACACTTAATACAGTATTAAGGGAATTATTATTCTATATAATTAATTAGGACATGGTATCAGTTAAAACATAGATCCTAGCAGTAGAAGCTAACTTGAGCATCCCCCCAAGGTCTAGAAAGCCATGGTTAAGATTGGGTGTGCTCCTGACAGTCTCTGGGAACCATTCTTCAGGAGACTCACTGGTGGATTGGTTCTACTCAGCTGCAAGCATAATATTCATGTATGCAGTAGGCCACATTCTGAAAAGCACTATGTTATGTGAATAAAgtagtataaaaaataatttgtaggtcaagcatggtggctcacgcctgtaatcccagcactttgggaggcagaggtgggcagatcacgaggtcaggtgttggagaccagcctggccaacagtgtgaaaccccatctctactaaaaatacaaaaattaactgggcatggtggcaggcacctgtaatcccagctagtcgggaggctgaggcaggagaatcacttgaacccgggaagtggaggttgcagagaaccaAGATTGcccccctgcactccaacctgggtgacagagcgagactccatctcaaaaaaaaaaaaaaaaaaaaaaaaaaagaggttatcACTGGGTTATATGATTATAAGtaactttttttaagagatagggttttactatGACACCCAGGCTGTAcctgaactccttggctcaagcaatcctcccgactcagcctcccaaatatctggggttacaggtgtgtgccactgtgtccagcttagtaattttttctttcgtttttttttcattttccaactTATTAACAGTACCTATTTATTATTACATAGTAAGAATaaagttaatattattttaagaataagaaCTTTTAATTTCATAGTCAGACTGATGAAAAGCATGCATTAATCTCAACTTCCAGAGACtattaaaatggtaataaaagaataaagaacacaATAATGATGAGAACATAAGGGGACTAAGAGGGCACCAGCTCGGGAACAATTGTCTTCATTTCCAAACTAgagttttcaaagtatttttcccattctttatcccatttaatcttcataacagccCTATAAGGCAGattgtattattatttacattttacaatttGGAAAATGATAACTCGAAGAGATGAATTAAACTATCCAAAGCCCTATCATTTTTGAATGGCAGAGGAAGAATGGAACCTTGGCCTCATGGCCTAACCCCATGTGATCTCACGTCATAAAGCCTCATCCTGGCTATTAGCAGAAAGGAGTTCTGCACATGAACAACCATCTGCCTTAATACCAAACTAAACAAAATCACCTACCCCATAAAACTTTGTGTGTCCTGATTTCTTCTGGCAGTTCAAGGCTCGTATAGACGTCACTGAAATATAACTCCCCACCATGCTGAAACAGAGCCATATTAGTCCAAACAAGATTAATGATTACATTGATCCTAAATAACAAAGGAAAGAATAGGGgaacaaaatcaaatttaaaaatcaatagcaatGTTTAAGCTGACCCTTTTTGAACAAATAACAGCTGCCTCTTTAGTTATAATCAATAGTCAAGTGCCAAGGTTTTTTCCTCCCAGTGGCTTATCCAACAGGTAATAAAATCACATTCTAAGACTGTCTCCTAAATAAAGATTTTCAgattacttaaatttaaatttttagccAATCTGAACCAAAAGCAGCCCCAGGTCATTGTAGAACTAACAGACGGTATAATCAGTATTCATAATCTTTTGTCTCTTAAGAATAGTATAACTTtgccaggtatgatggctcaggcctctaatcccagtgactcaggaggctgaagtgggaggattgctggaggacagcagtttgagactagccttggcaacattggcaacacagcaagaccctctctccaatatagaaatttaaaaattagctgggcatgggggcatgtgcctggagtcccagctactcaagaggattgtttgagcccaggagtaagagggtacagtgagctatgatagtgacactgcactccagcctgggtgacagcaagaccccatttctattaaaaaatatacctTTTTGTAATGttgttatttacttttataacaacacattatatctttaaaatattatcctTAAAATGTAAGGCAAATGAGTGATCAGgaacttaacattttatttagctAATTTCAAAAATCTGGAAACCTGGAGACCTATATTCTACAATGGTGTTTCTACCTTTTATAAGTACATTTTTGGTGGAGATAAGTAAACTGGCATGTAAAATGACATACTAACAAATACATCACTAAATCATTAAATCATTTCTATACAGATACTTGTATTTGAGTACTATGACAgctttgtaaaccaaaaatcTCAAAACTatgttgttaatttaaaaaaattctttggccgggtgcagcggctcatgcctgtaatcccagcactcatgaccaaggtggatcatgaggtcaggagttcgagaccagcctggccaatatggtgaaaccttgtctctactaaaagtacaaaaattagctgggcatggtggcacatgcctatagtccgagctactagggaggctgaggcagaagaattgtttgaacccaggaggcggaggtggcagagagctgaaatcctgccactgcgctccagcctaggcaacagagtgagactccgtctcaaaaaaaaaaaattttagaggcaggggtctcactatattgcccaagctggacacaaactccagagctcaagcaatcctcttgcctcagcatccaagTAGCTAGGAGCACAGGCACGTACCACCCACCCagctaaaatcttttttttttttgagatggagtctcgctctgtctcccaggctggagtgcagtggtgagatcccggctcattgcaacctctgcctcatgggttcaagcgattctcctacctcagcctctcgaggagctgggattacaggcacatgccaccacacccagctaatttttgtatttttagtagacacagggtttctccacgttggccaagctggtctcgaactcctgacctcaggtgatctgcccgcctcagcctcccacagcactgggattataagtgtgagctaccacgcccggctgaatCTTTCATCTTCTATCGTGAAGATACACATCTCATGATACAATGAAGGCTGTGGAGCTCCTGTAAGCTTTCCTTTTAGAAAGTAGTTAATGTAAAAGttccatcttctgtaacttccCAAAGATCTGAAATCATGACAGATAAGATATCAGAAGCCCTGAGAAACACTGTATGTGGTAGAAGAGAGTGTATTCAAAGCAATCATTAGCAGTCAGTGCAAAGGTTCCTATAGCTCCACAGATACTCTTCTAGGATCATGTACAGCAGCAAATAGGAGAGACAGTCAAGAAAGCAAATACCTTAACACATTCAGTGACAGCTGTCACCTCCGATTTACTACCTTTTGCAACCTGAGAGGGAAAGTAACCCATATCCAGGATATTCCTGCCCCTTCCCCCTTTTGCCACCCCTTTTTCATTTAATGGATAAATTAAGAGAGTTTGAGCTCTTAGTTTAAGGGGGAACAAACAAGACTGAACCCATCAGCTCTCACTGATGTTCAAAGATAATTTATCTCACTCTCCTCCTCACCTTCAGCACCTGATATGCCTCCTGAAGCACTTGTTGTTTATCAGGCACAAGGTTAATAACACAGTTTGATCTAAAAGAGAACAGATGAAGTGTCGAGCAGATCTTCACAATACTCAGAGATCTGCAAATCATTTCAGACCCTAAAGGTGGCTCCTACCTTTCTGTCAAAGCTACCCCATTCTTActgcctccctcctctctttctaaTGCCTTCAACTAAGCTTTTCCCCAAGATCAGAGACAGAGTGtttaaaatctcaataaattGTTAGCAAGTTTGAATGTGCAGAAAAAAAATATCAGGCATGATTCTTATTTGTTTCTGTCCTGATGTTCATCATGCAACAAGATGAACCCTCGGACCAGATGCCTACCACACAAggcatttctttgtttctttctttctttttttttttttttttttttcctgagatgacgtttcactcctgttgcccaggctggagtgcaatgacacaatcttggctcattgcaacctccacctcctgggttcaagtgattctcctgcctcagcctcccaaatagctgggattacaggcgcgtgccaccacatccagctactttttgtatttttagtagagatggggttttgccatgttggccaagctagtcttgaattcctgacctcgtgatccacctgcctcggcctcccaaagtgctgggattacaggcatgagccaccgtgcccggccagaacgAGGCATTTCTTATGCCCCATGTAAACAGGCTACGTTCCTCAAAGGCAGCTGTCACTTGGGCATGATCTGGCAATAACAActtgagggaaaaaaggaaatagaatccTATAATTTACCATGGAAATATAATGAAAGATGCAGGTCAGCATGTACTGTAGGAGCAAACTTAGTGGTCCTGCTGGTCTTTTGGGTTCATTGGTTTTTGGTTAAGTTTCAAGTAAGTTCTCTCCTggtctagagacagggtttcaccgtgttagccaggatggtctcgatttcttgaccttgttcTGCTGCTGGTGAGCTCCAGCAGCTCAAACCAGCTCTCTCCCATTAGTAAGCCATGCTAAGTTTAGTCTAACACCCCAAATGAGAGTCAATTCAGCAAACAGTAATAGTGACATCTGTGTGTTCAAAAGGAAATgagtgctgggcatggtggctcacacctgtaatcctagcactttgggaggccgaagcaggtggatcacctgaggtcaggagtttgagaccagcctggctaacacggtgaaaccctatctatactaaaagaagatgtaaaaaattagctgggtgtggtagcgtgtgcctgtaatcccagctacttgggaggctgaggcacgagaatcagttgaacccgggaggcagaggttacagtgagctgagattgggccacagcactccagcctgggcgacagagcgagagtccacctcaaaaaataattaataaaaataataataataataaagaaggccaggcgcggtggctcacgcttgtaatcccagcactttgggaggccgacgcgggcggatcacgaggtcaagaaatcgagaccatcctggctaacacggtgaaaccccgtctctactaaaaatgcaaaacaaaaatgagccgggcgtggcggtgggcgcctgtagtcccagctactccagaggctgaggcaggagaaaggcgtgaacccgggaggcggagcttgcaatgagccgagattgcgccactgcactccagcctgggcgactgacaGAGACTCcgactgaaaataataataataataataataataataataataataaaaatgggcTATAGTCATAATAGTAAGAATATAGACCTACACAACAATATCATAGCTCTCATTCTTGATTCCAGCCTCTCCCAACTTCTCAATGTAGCCATGAATAAAAGTCACATTAGATGCCTGGAAGCCATATTTTTCCATGTGATAGTCAAGATACTTTTCAGCCACTTCCAcctaaagtaagaaaaatatagttttgataacattttgaaaaaatacatgaCTTTTTCCTAAAAATTTCCTGTCACTAACACAATATACTTCCTCtagattattttggaaaaatatacaAGATTCCTGTGGACATGTAGGATGTACTACAACCTGGGACATAAACTCCCTGCTGCCTGTGCAGTTTGGCTTGAATAAATGCCTCATTCAATAACAAAATCTTTCAGGATAGATGGCAGCAAGAAGGGGAAGATCAAAGTCCGCTCTGTCGTCACAATATGCATATCAGAACAAACCTCCGACTCTTGTGTTTGCCCAGAAGAGCCCCTAATTGTTTAAGTTATCAGTTTCCAAGCCAGGAAGCACTAGTGGCACAAATGAGCATTGCTAACTAGAGGCTTTCTTAAATTATCCTTGAAGAGCCACgaagaaaaaaactttatttctcaaagaacgcTTTTGAGAatcttttcctctttgtcttccaAATCATTGCCTCACCTGGCCTTTGGTCATGTCTAGTCCAGTCACATGTCCCTTTTCACCCACCAGCTGGCTAAGTACATAGCAATCTCTGCCAGCTCCACTACCCAGATCCAAAATCCAGCAGTTTTCTAGATGCTCAGGGATCACCAGACCACAGCCATAATACCTGGGAAATGGAAAACACATATTTTTTCCCTGGAGACTGGAAGACATGAAACCACTAAATAGTATAcacatttccctccctccctccctcccttctttcttgcaTCATTCACTCATACTTCTGATGTTTAGTCTCCACTGAACTGGACACCCATGAACGCTGGGACTGTATCTGCTTTACCACAGTATTGTTGGGCATGTGCTAGGCCCTAACACTTTATAAGCCATCTAAAATAATgtgttcaggccgggcgcggtggctcacgcctataatcccagcactttgggaggtcgaggtgggtggatcgcttgaggcaaggagttggagaccagcctggccaacatagtgaaaccctgtctctactaaaaatacaaacacatcagctgggcatgatagcaggTACCcgcaatcccagctcctcgggaggctgaggcaggagaatggcttgaatccaggaggcggaggttgcagtgagccgagattgtgccactgcactccagcctaagagacagagtgagactccgtctcaaaaaataaataagtaaaataaaataatgtgttgaataaatacatttagtCATTAGCTGAGCTTCTAATTCAGGCCCAGGACTGCTAGttattgaggaaaaaaatgtaaggtTTCTGTCCcataggtttgtttttttttttcctttttactttttcttttgttttttttgagatggagtgtcgccctgtcgcccaggctggagtgcagtggcgcgatctcagctcactgcaagctccgcctcccgggttcacgcgattctcctgcctcagccgcccgagtagctgggactactggcgcgcctgccgccatgcccggctaatttcttttttttttttttgagacggagtcttgctctgtcacccagactggagtgcagtggcgcgatctcagctcactgcaagctccgccattctcctgcctcagcctccccagtagctgggacttacaggcgcacgctgccacgcccggataattttttgtatttttagtagagacggggttcactgtgttagccaggttggtctcaatctcctgacctcgtgatatgcccgcctcagactcccaaagtgctgggattacaggcggttGCCACAGCGCcaagccaattttttgtatttgtttatttatttattttatttatttttttttttgaggcggagtctcgctctgtcgcccaggctggagtgcagtggccggatctcagctcactgcaagctccgcctctcgggtttacgccattctcctgcctcggcctcccaagtagctgggactacaggcacccgccacctcgcccggctagttttttttttgtatttttagtagagatggggtttcaccgtgttagccaggatggtctcgatctcctgacctcgtgatccgcccgtctcggcctcccaaagtgctaggattacaggcttgagccaccgcgcccgtccccaattttttgtatttttagtagagacggagtttcgccgtgttagccacaatggtctcgatctcctgaccccgtgatctgcccgcctcgcactcccaaagtgctgggatt
The window above is part of the Rhinopithecus roxellana isolate Shanxi Qingling chromosome 11, ASM756505v1, whole genome shotgun sequence genome. Proteins encoded here:
- the AS3MT gene encoding arsenite methyltransferase, with the protein product MAAPHDAEIRKDVQTYYGQVLKKSADLKTNACVTTARPVPKHIREALQNVHEEVALRYYGCGLVIPEHLENCWILDLGSGAGRDCYVLSQLVGEKGHVTGLDMTKGQVEVAEKYLDYHMEKYGFQASNVTFIHGYIEKLGEAGIKNESYDIVVSNCVINLVPDKQQVLQEAYQVLKHGGELYFSDVYTSLELPEEIRTHKVLWGECLGGALYWKELAILAQKIGFCPPRLVTANLITIQNKELERVIGDCRFVSATFRLFKCSKTGPTKRCQVIYNGGITGHEKELKFDANFTFKEGEIVEVDEETAAILKNSRFAQDFLIRPIGEKLPTSGGCSALELKDVITDPFKLAEESDSMKSRCVPDAAGGCCGTKKSC